A genomic window from Elaeis guineensis isolate ETL-2024a chromosome 3, EG11, whole genome shotgun sequence includes:
- the LOC105040643 gene encoding cytochrome P450 710A11, with translation MDGDTIRRALAASGPYILCCVVLLVLLEQLSYLRKKGTLPGPHLIVPFLGSAVPMIRHPTRFWERQAALAKSSGLGLSADYLVGRFILFIRSTELSHKVFANVRSDAFHLIGHPFGKKLFGEHNLIYMFDQQHKDLRRRIAPNFTPRALSTYLDIQQRVILSHLRRWLDLSSPSKPLRLRLLCRDLNLETSQTVFVGPYLTPAARELFNRDYNLFNVGLMAIPFDFPGFAFRRARLAVARLIQTLSGCVSQSKDRMRAGEEPSCLVDFWMQDSLREIAEAADSGAPPPPETSDLEIGGHLFDFLFAAQDASTSSLLWAVALLESHPEVLEKVRADVAAVWSPESGNPIGAEQLREMRYTEAVAREVVRFRPPATMVPHITGEPFPLTEWYTIPKGAIVFPSAYESSFQGFTEPDRFDPDRFSKERQEDRICKRNFLAFGAGPHQCVGQRYAINHLVLFIAMFVSLIDFERHRTDGCDDIAYVPTIVPNDECQVYLSQRCTCFPSF, from the coding sequence ATGGACGGGGACACCATCCGGCGAGCCCTGGCGGCCTCGGGCCCCTACATCCTCTGCTGCGTCGTCCTCTTGGTTCTCTTGGAGCAGCTCTCCTACCTCCGGAAGAAGGGGACCCTCCCCGGACCCCACCTCATCGTCCCCTTCCTCGGCAGCGCCGTCCCCATGATCCGCCACCCCACCCGCTTCTGGGAGCGCCAGGCCGCCCTCGCCAAGTCCTCCGGCCTCGGCTTATCCGCCGATTACCTCGTCGGCCGCTTCATCCTCTTCATCCGCTCCACGGAGCTCTCCCACAAGGTCTTCGCCAACGTCCGTTCCGACGCCTTCCACCTGATCGGTCACCCCTTCGGCAAGAAGCTCTTTGGCGAGCACAACCTCATCTACATGTTCGACCAGCAGCACAAGGATCTCCGCCGCCGCATCGCCCCCAACTTCACCCCCCGCGCCCTCTCCACCTACCTCGACATCCAGCAGCGCGTTATCCTCTCCCACCTCCGCCGCTGGCTCGACCTCTCCTCCCCCTCCAAGCCCCTCCGCCTCCGCCTCCTCTGCCGCGATCTCAACCTCGAGACCTCCCAGACCGTCTTCGTGGGCCCCTACCTCACCCCCGCCGCCCGCGAACTGTTCAACCGCGACTACAATCTCTTCAATGTCGGTCTCATGGCCATCCCCTTCGACTTTCCCGGCTTCGCCTTCCGTCGCGCGCGCCTAGCCGTCGCCCGCCTCATCCAGACCCTCTCCGGCTGCGTCTCCCAGAGCAAAGATCGGATGCGCGCTGGCGAGGAGCCCTCCTGCCTCGTCGATTTCTGGATGCAGGACAGCCTCCGGGAGATCGCCGAGGCAGCGGACTCCGGCGCGCCCCCGCCACCGGAGACCAGCGACCTCGAGATTGGCGGCCACCTGTTCGACTTCCTCTTCGCCGCCCAGGACGCATCGACCTCGTCGCTGTTGTGGGCGGTGGCGCTGCTGGAGTCCCACCCGGAGGTGCTCGAGAAGGTCCGGGCGGATGTGGCGGCGGTGTGGTCGCCGGAGTCTGGGAATCCCATCGGCGCCGAGCAGCTCCGAGAGATGCGGTACACGGAGGCAGTGGCGCGGGAGGTGGTGCGGTTCCGTCCACCGGCGACGATGGTGCCGCACATCACCGGGGAGCCGTTCCCGCTGACTGAATGGTATACAATCCCCAAGGGGGCGATCGTGTTTCCGTCGGCGTACGAGTCGTCGTTCCAGGGGTTCACCGAGCCGGACCGCTTCGACCCGGATCGGTTCTCGAAGGAGCGGCAGGAGGACCGGATCTGCAAGCGCAACTTTTTGGCCTTCGGTGCCGGCCCCCACCAGTGCGTGGGCCAGCGCTACGCCATCAACCACCTCGTCCTCTTCATCGCCATGTTCGTCTCGCTGATCGACTTCGAGCGCCACCGGACGGACGGCTGCGATGACATCGCCTACGTTCCCACCATAGTCCCCAACGATGAGTGTCAGGTGTACCTCTCCCAACGCTGCACCTGCTTCCCCTCCTTCTGA